Proteins from a single region of Bacillus carboniphilus:
- the mraY gene encoding phospho-N-acetylmuramoyl-pentapeptide-transferase, whose product MLEEVIIFTIIMSFMITVLLSPLFIPFLRRLKFGQSIREEGPKSHQKKSGTPTMGGIIILISIIISTLVMTGKFSNITFVTFLLLLVTVGFGLLGFLDDFIKVVLKRNLGLTSKQKLLGQVIISVIVFFVMRENGISTEVSIPFTDIDFELGWFYALFLVFWLVGFSNAVNLTDGLDGLVSGTAAIAFGAFAVLAWNQSQMEVAVFSVAVVGAVLGFLVFNAHPAKVFMGDTGSLALGGAIAIISILTKLELLLLLIGGVFVMETLSVILQVASFKTTGKRIFKMSPLHHHYEELGWSEWRVVVTFWTVGLLCAALGVYIEVWLT is encoded by the coding sequence ATGTTAGAGGAAGTTATTATTTTTACGATTATTATGTCGTTTATGATTACAGTTTTACTGTCCCCTCTGTTCATCCCATTTTTAAGAAGATTAAAATTTGGTCAAAGTATAAGAGAAGAAGGTCCTAAGTCTCATCAGAAGAAATCAGGAACACCCACAATGGGTGGAATTATCATTCTTATTTCCATTATCATCTCTACACTGGTCATGACAGGTAAATTTAGTAACATAACCTTTGTTACGTTCTTGTTATTACTTGTAACAGTAGGGTTTGGGTTACTTGGATTTTTAGATGACTTTATCAAAGTTGTATTAAAAAGAAATTTAGGACTTACCTCTAAACAAAAATTACTAGGTCAAGTGATTATTTCAGTCATCGTATTTTTCGTAATGCGAGAAAATGGAATTTCTACTGAGGTTAGTATTCCATTTACTGATATCGATTTTGAATTAGGTTGGTTCTATGCTCTGTTTCTTGTTTTTTGGTTAGTCGGATTCTCTAATGCTGTTAATTTAACAGATGGATTAGATGGATTGGTTTCCGGAACAGCTGCCATTGCATTTGGAGCTTTTGCAGTGCTTGCTTGGAATCAATCACAAATGGAAGTAGCTGTCTTTTCAGTGGCAGTCGTTGGTGCGGTTCTAGGTTTTCTTGTCTTTAATGCTCACCCAGCGAAAGTGTTTATGGGTGATACGGGTTCATTGGCTCTTGGAGGAGCGATTGCCATTATTTCGATCCTTACCAAGCTAGAACTCTTGCTACTTTTAATTGGTGGAGTATTTGTTATGGAAACACTCTCCGTCATATTACAAGTAGCGTCCTTTAAAACAACAGGTAAAAGGATATTTAAAATGAGTCCATTACACCATCATTATGAAGAGCTTGGATGGTCTGAATGGAGAGTTGTTGTGACATTTTGGACCGTTGGGTTGTTATGTGCTGCCCTAGGTGTCTATATTGAGGTGTGGTTAACTTGA
- the murD gene encoding UDP-N-acetylmuramoyl-L-alanine--D-glutamate ligase — translation MINIDTYRHKKVLVLGLAKSGVSAASLLHKLGAFVVVNDMKPLHENPEAQGLLEEGITVICGHHPIELLDEGFQFIVKNPGIPYENPLIQGAIKRGITVLTEVELAYQISEAPLIAITGTNGKTTTTTLIYEMLKEDQKLPLIAGNIGTVASEVAQEATNDHTIVIELSSFQLMGTEKFRPRIAVLLNLYEAHLDYHHTVDAYWEAKAKITANQTEDDWFIYNADQANCLKVAQETNARTFPFSTRTKLESGAYIENDWIYFKDEAIIKIEEVVYQTFENVLAAVSAAKLHGVSNTAIKNVLSSFYGVKHRLQFVKELNGRMFYNDSKATNIVATQKALESFQQPVVLLAGGLDRGNHFYDLIPNLEYVKTIVTFGETAPKMEEMAKQAGIENIHRVDNVEKAVPKAYELSAEGDVILLSPACASWDQYKTFEVRGDIFIDAVHKLK, via the coding sequence TTGATAAATATTGATACGTATCGCCACAAGAAAGTGCTTGTCTTAGGTTTAGCTAAAAGCGGTGTTAGCGCCGCTTCTTTACTACATAAACTGGGAGCTTTTGTGGTTGTAAACGATATGAAACCCTTACATGAAAACCCAGAGGCACAAGGGTTATTAGAGGAAGGGATTACGGTTATTTGTGGACATCATCCCATTGAACTCTTGGATGAGGGCTTTCAATTTATCGTGAAAAATCCAGGGATTCCATATGAAAATCCTTTAATTCAAGGTGCAATAAAACGGGGGATCACAGTTTTAACGGAAGTAGAGCTCGCCTATCAAATTTCAGAAGCTCCCTTAATTGCCATTACGGGAACCAACGGTAAAACAACGACAACTACTCTGATTTACGAAATGTTAAAAGAAGATCAGAAGCTGCCATTAATAGCAGGAAATATTGGAACTGTAGCATCAGAGGTTGCGCAAGAGGCAACAAATGACCATACCATTGTTATCGAGCTTTCTTCCTTTCAGCTCATGGGTACGGAAAAATTTAGACCGCGCATTGCGGTTTTATTGAATTTGTATGAGGCTCATTTGGACTACCATCATACGGTAGATGCCTATTGGGAAGCGAAGGCAAAGATAACGGCTAACCAAACGGAAGATGATTGGTTTATTTATAATGCCGATCAAGCGAATTGCCTGAAAGTAGCTCAAGAAACAAATGCGAGGACGTTTCCTTTTTCAACGCGAACAAAGCTTGAATCAGGTGCATATATCGAAAATGATTGGATCTATTTCAAAGATGAAGCCATTATTAAAATAGAGGAAGTCGTATATCAAACCTTTGAGAACGTCTTAGCTGCTGTAAGTGCGGCCAAACTTCATGGGGTAAGTAATACGGCTATTAAGAATGTACTTTCTAGTTTCTATGGTGTTAAACACCGTCTACAATTTGTAAAAGAGCTCAATGGACGCATGTTTTATAATGATTCAAAGGCAACGAATATCGTTGCTACACAAAAAGCACTAGAATCCTTCCAGCAGCCAGTAGTTTTACTCGCTGGTGGATTAGACCGAGGAAATCATTTTTATGATTTAATTCCTAACCTAGAGTATGTGAAGACGATTGTTACATTTGGAGAAACTGCCCCTAAAATGGAAGAAATGGCTAAACAAGCAGGAATAGAAAACATCCATCGTGTCGATAATGTGGAGAAGGCCGTGCCTAAGGCTTATGAGTTATCAGCTGAAGGGGACGTGATCTTACTTTCTCCAGCATGTGCAAGTTGGGATCAATATAAAACTTTTGAGGTGCGTGGAGACATTTTTATAGACGCTGTGCATAAGCTTAAGTAA
- the spoVE gene encoding stage V sporulation protein E, with protein MPTLKKSTPDLLLIIVTLSLLAVGLIMVYSASAVWAEYKFNDSFFFAKRQLLFAGVGIIAMFFIMNVDYWTWRSWSKILLIICFVLLLAVLIPGIGMVRNGSRSWIGVGAFSIQPSEFMKLAMIAFLAKFLTERQRYITTFKQGLVPSLGLVFIAFALIMLQPDLGTGTVMVGTCVVMIFIAGARISHFVGLGLIGLAGFVVLIASAPYRIKRITSFLDPWSDPLGSGFQIIQSLYAIGPGGLFGLGLGQSRQKFFYLPEPQTDFIFAIISEELGFIGGSFVILLFALLLWRGIRIALGAPDLYGSFLAVGIIAMIAIQVMINIGVVTGMMPVTGITLPFLSYGGSSLTLMLMAVGVLLNVSRYSRY; from the coding sequence TTGCCAACGTTGAAAAAATCCACACCAGATCTATTGTTAATCATTGTTACTTTATCATTACTTGCAGTCGGCTTAATTATGGTTTATAGTGCGAGTGCTGTTTGGGCGGAGTATAAGTTCAATGATTCGTTCTTTTTTGCGAAAAGACAACTATTATTTGCTGGTGTTGGAATTATCGCTATGTTCTTTATTATGAATGTGGATTATTGGACATGGAGATCGTGGTCAAAAATCCTACTCATCATTTGCTTTGTCCTGTTACTTGCTGTTTTAATTCCTGGAATAGGAATGGTAAGAAATGGTTCGCGAAGCTGGATAGGAGTTGGGGCTTTCTCTATTCAACCATCTGAATTTATGAAGCTCGCCATGATTGCATTTCTTGCGAAGTTTTTAACAGAAAGACAACGGTATATAACTACGTTTAAGCAAGGGCTTGTACCCTCGTTGGGACTAGTTTTTATAGCGTTTGCTCTCATTATGCTTCAACCGGATTTGGGTACTGGGACTGTGATGGTTGGAACATGCGTAGTCATGATTTTTATCGCAGGTGCGAGAATAAGTCATTTTGTAGGGCTTGGTCTAATAGGACTCGCAGGCTTTGTTGTTTTAATAGCATCTGCCCCCTATCGAATAAAAAGGATTACAAGCTTTCTAGACCCCTGGTCAGATCCATTGGGGAGTGGATTCCAAATCATCCAATCTCTCTATGCTATAGGACCAGGAGGACTATTCGGCCTTGGACTTGGACAAAGTAGACAAAAGTTTTTCTATTTACCTGAACCGCAGACAGATTTTATTTTTGCTATTATTTCAGAAGAGCTTGGGTTTATAGGTGGATCTTTTGTCATCCTCTTATTTGCATTATTACTTTGGAGAGGAATCCGAATAGCTTTGGGGGCTCCCGATTTGTATGGTAGCTTTCTAGCAGTCGGAATTATCGCAATGATCGCCATCCAAGTAATGATTAACATCGGTGTGGTAACAGGGATGATGCCAGTAACCGGGATCACATTGCCATTTTTGAGTTATGGCGGATCTTCGCTAACATTGATGTTAATGGCTGTAGGTGTCCTTTTAAATGTAAGTAGGTATTCTAGATACTAG
- the murB gene encoding UDP-N-acetylmuramate dehydrogenase, whose product MKLLEELNEMEIGKVKENEPMSKHTTIKIGGPAQIFVEPSSVDSIEKVMRSVKKHAAPWRVVGRGSNLLVKDGGIDGVVIKLGKGIDHLDWLSDTMIQVGGGYSLVTLATQLSRKGLTGIQFAGGIPGSVGGAVYMNAGAHGSDISNILVKARILFEDGSIEWLTNEEMEFSYRTSVLQTKRPGIVLEAIFQLEEGIRDEVVEEMKKYKDYRRDTQPWTSPCAGSIFRNPLPNYAGKLVEESGLKGHRIGGAQISDLHGNFIVNTGEATAEDVLALIQHVKDTILEKYNIQMETEVEIIGKQ is encoded by the coding sequence ATGAAGCTTTTGGAAGAATTAAATGAAATGGAAATCGGTAAGGTGAAAGAAAATGAACCGATGTCAAAACATACAACAATAAAAATTGGTGGACCAGCTCAAATATTTGTTGAACCATCTAGTGTAGATTCTATAGAAAAGGTAATGCGTTCTGTTAAAAAACACGCTGCACCTTGGCGAGTGGTAGGAAGAGGCTCAAACCTTCTTGTAAAAGACGGTGGAATTGATGGGGTGGTCATTAAGCTTGGAAAAGGGATTGACCACTTAGATTGGTTATCAGACACTATGATTCAAGTAGGGGGAGGCTACTCTTTAGTTACACTTGCTACACAGTTGAGTCGTAAAGGATTGACTGGCATTCAGTTTGCGGGAGGAATTCCTGGTAGTGTTGGTGGAGCTGTATATATGAATGCAGGTGCGCATGGATCTGACATTTCAAATATATTGGTGAAAGCACGCATTTTATTTGAAGATGGTTCCATTGAGTGGTTAACCAATGAAGAGATGGAATTCTCCTACAGAACATCTGTCCTACAAACGAAAAGACCGGGAATTGTCTTAGAAGCTATTTTTCAATTAGAAGAAGGAATCCGGGATGAAGTTGTGGAAGAAATGAAGAAATACAAAGATTACCGTCGAGACACCCAGCCGTGGACATCACCTTGTGCTGGTAGTATTTTTCGTAATCCCTTACCGAATTATGCTGGTAAGCTTGTCGAGGAATCTGGACTAAAAGGACACAGAATTGGTGGTGCCCAGATTTCGGACCTTCACGGAAACTTTATTGTAAACACGGGTGAGGCAACTGCAGAAGATGTGCTGGCACTTATTCAACATGTTAAAGACACAATCCTCGAAAAATATAACATTCAGATGGAGACAGAGGTTGAAATTATTGGAAAACAATAG
- a CDS encoding cell division protein FtsQ/DivIB: MVDKSKVVSIEDRIPKLKKDRRKKANKRIIFIITMFFLLIVCVIYFQSPLSHVNNISVKGNSYLTQDEIISTSELSRDDNIWGIDEEKIAQKIDELEQIQSTTVHIDWPNNILIEVNEWRRVAYYKKDLDFFPILENGDMLNQKEENIPVHAPLLFDFSDGKALERMVQELIKLPEEIVRSISEIYLTPTSNDQLAVTVYMNDGFEVKATIRTFSTKMGHYPSIVSQLNPNIKGIIDLTVGAYFRPYESQVEEEQEITLDDTSSSTTNEN; this comes from the coding sequence ATGGTGGACAAGTCGAAAGTGGTTTCCATTGAAGATCGGATACCAAAGCTTAAGAAAGACAGGCGAAAAAAAGCCAATAAAAGAATTATATTTATTATCACTATGTTTTTTCTGCTCATTGTATGTGTGATTTATTTCCAATCTCCATTAAGTCACGTAAACAATATCTCGGTTAAAGGGAATAGCTACTTAACACAAGATGAAATCATCTCAACTTCTGAACTTTCTAGAGATGATAATATTTGGGGAATTGATGAGGAAAAAATTGCACAAAAAATAGACGAGCTTGAACAAATTCAATCCACTACTGTACATATTGATTGGCCAAACAATATCTTGATCGAGGTTAATGAATGGAGAAGAGTGGCTTATTATAAAAAGGATCTTGATTTTTTTCCAATTTTAGAAAATGGGGATATGCTTAATCAGAAGGAAGAAAATATTCCTGTTCATGCACCATTACTCTTTGATTTTTCTGATGGAAAAGCCCTAGAAAGAATGGTACAGGAATTGATAAAGCTCCCAGAAGAAATTGTGCGATCCATCTCAGAAATATATTTAACACCGACTTCAAATGATCAACTGGCTGTTACTGTTTACATGAATGATGGATTTGAGGTGAAAGCTACCATTCGAACCTTCTCTACTAAGATGGGACACTATCCATCCATTGTAAGTCAATTAAATCCAAATATTAAAGGAATTATTGATCTAACAGTGGGGGCTTATTTCAGACCTTATGAATCACAAGTAGAAGAAGAACAAGAAATCACGTTAGATGATACCTCATCGAGTACAACGAACGAAAACTGA
- a CDS encoding DUF881 domain-containing protein: MKFRVKGKHVILSLVTIVLGYILAFSYEQTQDNRKNVTVTSDQWERELSLRNQLVELEELNRSLQLELANKQQQVLDIENELANKANIYFNLAEDAKKYRMFLGKIKTKGPGVEVTLEDAEYNPSVDLISDYIVHEHQVFRVINELYVSGATAVAVNGQRLAHNSYILCDGPVITVDGVQHNAPFVISAIGNPDILFSALNLSGGAIDTLVSENIVVKMEKKDQVIMEPILGG; encoded by the coding sequence ATGAAGTTTAGAGTTAAGGGCAAACATGTCATTCTATCCCTTGTAACGATTGTATTAGGCTATATTCTTGCTTTTTCCTATGAACAGACCCAAGACAATCGAAAAAATGTGACCGTTACGTCAGATCAGTGGGAAAGAGAATTAAGTCTGAGAAATCAACTTGTTGAACTTGAGGAGTTAAATAGAAGTCTTCAACTTGAACTTGCAAACAAACAACAGCAAGTTTTAGATATAGAAAATGAGCTTGCCAATAAAGCGAATATTTATTTTAATCTGGCTGAAGATGCAAAAAAGTATCGTATGTTTTTAGGGAAAATAAAAACAAAAGGACCCGGCGTTGAAGTCACACTAGAAGATGCTGAATATAATCCCAGCGTTGACCTAATCAGTGACTATATTGTTCATGAGCATCAAGTGTTCAGAGTCATAAATGAACTATATGTTTCAGGGGCAACGGCAGTAGCTGTAAATGGGCAAAGATTAGCCCACAATTCCTACATACTGTGCGATGGACCAGTTATTACAGTTGATGGTGTCCAACATAATGCTCCCTTTGTGATATCAGCGATAGGAAACCCAGACATTCTTTTTTCTGCTTTGAATTTGTCTGGCGGAGCAATCGATACGTTGGTTTCTGAAAACATTGTCGTTAAAATGGAGAAAAAAGATCAAGTGATTATGGAACCTATTTTAGGTGGTTAA
- a CDS encoding DUF881 domain-containing protein has translation MNKRNLSFTLIALLVGLMLAIQYQSMKQPETRDTRDIWQLREEIIYEKELQSKLIRELRQVEDSLNQYSEMQYYNEEEVLRTTLDDLKVEAGLTKYSGPGLVITITPYFQGIELGQEAVKLTPELLKKFVNELNMYGAEHMSIQGQRVINTTVIRQINRVTKVDGVSLDDFPVKIQVVAQNKDLAEKIYNRIQASNIEDEFFVEDLKLSVSEVVDEIELPAYLDSIRIRNMEPFEE, from the coding sequence TTGAATAAAAGAAATCTATCTTTTACCCTAATCGCCCTCTTAGTCGGTTTAATGCTAGCAATTCAGTACCAATCCATGAAGCAACCGGAAACGAGAGATACAAGGGATATTTGGCAGTTAAGAGAAGAAATTATTTATGAAAAAGAACTTCAATCAAAGTTAATTCGTGAGCTTAGACAAGTAGAAGATAGTCTAAACCAATACAGCGAGATGCAATATTACAATGAGGAAGAAGTGCTTAGAACGACATTAGACGACTTGAAAGTTGAGGCGGGTTTGACTAAGTATAGTGGCCCAGGATTAGTGATTACGATTACGCCATATTTCCAAGGAATTGAATTAGGGCAAGAAGCGGTAAAACTAACACCTGAACTACTAAAGAAATTTGTGAACGAATTAAATATGTATGGGGCAGAACACATGTCTATCCAAGGGCAAAGGGTCATTAATACAACAGTTATTCGCCAAATTAACAGGGTTACGAAAGTCGATGGTGTTTCCCTAGATGATTTTCCAGTTAAAATTCAAGTTGTTGCGCAAAATAAAGATTTAGCAGAAAAAATATATAATCGTATACAGGCTTCCAATATTGAAGATGAATTTTTTGTGGAAGACCTAAAATTATCGGTATCAGAGGTCGTGGATGAAATAGAGCTTCCAGCCTATCTTGATTCCATTCGAATACGAAATATGGAGCCATTTGAAGAATAA
- a CDS encoding small basic family protein — translation MWLPLFGLIVGVVLGLMTDIKVPDEYSNYLSIAVLAALDTLFGGIRAHLQKVYDEKVFVSGFFFNIILAASLAFLGVHLGVDLYLAAIFAFGVRLFQNIAVIRRILLNNWATKGEKNEKI, via the coding sequence ATGTGGCTTCCCCTTTTTGGACTAATTGTTGGGGTAGTTCTAGGTTTAATGACAGATATTAAAGTTCCAGACGAATACTCCAATTATTTGTCTATTGCTGTATTAGCAGCTCTAGATACATTGTTTGGAGGAATCCGTGCACACCTGCAAAAAGTATACGATGAGAAAGTATTCGTATCTGGATTTTTTTTCAATATAATACTTGCTGCAAGTTTAGCTTTTCTAGGTGTTCATCTTGGTGTAGACTTGTATTTAGCAGCTATTTTCGCTTTTGGTGTCCGATTATTTCAGAACATTGCGGTAATCCGAAGAATATTGTTAAATAATTGGGCAACTAAGGGTGAAAAAAATGAAAAAATTTGA
- the ftsA gene encoding cell division protein FtsA, producing the protein MNSNEYYVSLDIGTSTVKVIIGEMVNDSLNIIGVGHVKSEGLRKGSIVDIDETVHSIKRAIDQAERMIGMTIKDVIVGISGNHCMLLQSHGVVAVSSDNREITNEDIARVMDAAQVVSIPPEREIINVIPKQFIVDGLDEISDPRGMIGVRLEMEGTIITGSKTMLHNMLRCVEKAGLNIVEIVLQPLAAGALALSKDEKNMGVVLVDIGGGSTTLAYFENGSLKVTSVLPVGGDHITKDLSIGLKTTTDDAEQIKIKYGHAFYDDASEDEVFSVPIIGSDQHQQFNQLEISDIIEARLEEIFDLIQHELRRLGVRDVPGGYVLSGGVANLPGVLELAHVVFQNRVRVAIPDYIGVREPQYTTAVGLIKYAYKSARLQGRNVGTQPVPVEVVEKRQPSKPQGQSKAPSESQDNMSSKMKKFLGYFFE; encoded by the coding sequence ATGAACAGCAATGAGTACTATGTAAGTTTAGACATCGGTACATCCACCGTTAAAGTCATTATTGGCGAAATGGTGAATGACTCTTTAAATATAATTGGAGTGGGTCATGTCAAATCTGAAGGTCTACGCAAGGGCTCTATTGTAGACATTGATGAAACCGTTCATTCAATTAAAAGGGCAATTGATCAAGCAGAACGAATGATAGGGATGACCATTAAAGATGTCATAGTTGGTATCTCAGGAAACCATTGTATGCTCCTCCAATCACATGGAGTGGTTGCAGTTTCTAGTGATAACCGTGAGATTACAAATGAAGATATAGCAAGAGTAATGGATGCGGCACAGGTAGTATCCATTCCGCCAGAAAGAGAAATCATCAATGTTATACCAAAGCAATTTATTGTTGATGGCTTAGATGAAATTAGTGACCCACGTGGAATGATAGGTGTCCGTCTAGAAATGGAAGGAACAATTATCACCGGGTCCAAGACCATGTTACATAATATGTTGAGATGTGTAGAGAAAGCAGGACTTAATATTGTTGAAATTGTTCTGCAACCATTAGCTGCCGGTGCACTAGCACTCTCCAAAGATGAGAAAAACATGGGAGTGGTACTTGTAGATATTGGTGGTGGTTCTACAACTCTAGCTTACTTTGAAAATGGTAGTTTAAAAGTAACTTCTGTATTACCTGTTGGTGGAGATCACATCACAAAGGACCTTTCTATCGGTCTAAAGACTACGACAGATGATGCTGAACAAATCAAAATTAAATATGGACATGCTTTTTATGATGATGCATCTGAAGATGAGGTGTTTAGTGTTCCTATCATCGGAAGTGATCAACATCAACAATTTAATCAATTAGAAATTTCTGATATTATTGAAGCTAGACTTGAAGAAATTTTCGATTTAATTCAGCATGAATTGAGACGACTTGGTGTAAGGGATGTCCCAGGTGGATATGTACTATCTGGGGGAGTAGCGAATCTTCCTGGTGTTTTAGAGCTTGCTCATGTCGTGTTCCAAAACAGAGTAAGAGTAGCCATTCCGGATTATATTGGAGTTAGAGAACCTCAATATACAACAGCAGTCGGTTTAATCAAATATGCTTATAAGAGTGCTAGATTACAAGGAAGAAATGTCGGTACACAGCCGGTTCCGGTTGAAGTGGTTGAAAAGCGACAGCCTTCTAAACCTCAAGGACAATCAAAAGCACCTAGTGAATCCCAGGATAATATGTCATCTAAGATGAAGAAGTTCCTTGGTTATTTCTTCGAATAA
- the ftsZ gene encoding cell division protein FtsZ gives MLEFDTELDQLATIKVIGVGGGGNNAVNRMIEHGVQGVEFIAVNTDAQALNLSKAEIKMQIGGKLTRGLGAGANPEVGKKAAEESKEQLEEVLKGADMVFVTAGMGGGTGTGAAPVIAQIARDLGALTVGVVTRPFTFEGRKRSNQASGGISSMKESVDTLIVIPNDRLLEIVDKSTPMLEAFREADNVLRQGVQGISDLIATPGLINLDFADVKTIMSNKGSALMGIGVATGENRAAEAAKKAISSPLLEKSIDGAQGVLMNITGGTNLSLYEVQEAADIVASASDQEVNMIFGSVINENLKDEIVVTVIATGFNEDVSQPKPTRPSFGQVSKPSSSTQPKREPQKDEYAAETQRSSSASTQNVEDTLDIPTFLRNRNRRR, from the coding sequence ATGTTAGAATTTGATACAGAATTGGACCAATTGGCAACGATTAAAGTAATCGGCGTCGGTGGTGGCGGTAATAACGCAGTAAACCGAATGATTGAACATGGTGTTCAAGGTGTAGAATTCATCGCCGTAAACACTGATGCACAGGCTTTAAACTTATCCAAAGCAGAAATCAAAATGCAAATTGGTGGGAAGCTAACGAGAGGACTTGGAGCGGGAGCGAACCCAGAAGTAGGAAAGAAAGCTGCTGAAGAAAGTAAAGAGCAGCTAGAAGAAGTATTAAAAGGAGCCGATATGGTATTTGTCACTGCTGGTATGGGCGGTGGAACAGGTACAGGTGCTGCACCAGTTATTGCTCAAATCGCTAGAGATTTAGGCGCACTTACTGTAGGTGTTGTAACGAGACCGTTTACGTTTGAAGGTAGAAAGAGATCTAATCAAGCAAGTGGCGGGATTTCTTCAATGAAAGAGTCCGTTGACACACTGATTGTAATTCCAAACGACCGTCTACTTGAAATCGTAGATAAGAGCACTCCAATGCTTGAAGCATTCCGTGAAGCGGATAATGTCCTACGTCAAGGTGTACAAGGTATCTCTGATTTAATCGCAACTCCAGGTTTAATTAACCTTGACTTTGCTGATGTAAAAACAATTATGTCTAACAAAGGGTCTGCCCTTATGGGAATCGGTGTTGCTACTGGTGAAAACAGAGCAGCTGAAGCGGCAAAGAAGGCAATCTCCAGTCCATTACTAGAAAAATCTATTGATGGAGCACAAGGTGTTCTAATGAACATTACGGGTGGAACAAACCTTAGCTTGTATGAAGTTCAAGAGGCTGCTGATATTGTAGCATCTGCTTCTGACCAAGAAGTAAATATGATCTTCGGTTCCGTTATTAACGAAAATCTTAAAGATGAAATCGTTGTAACTGTAATCGCGACAGGTTTTAATGAAGACGTTTCTCAACCGAAACCTACTCGTCCATCTTTTGGACAAGTATCAAAACCTTCATCTAGTACCCAACCAAAACGCGAGCCTCAAAAAGATGAATATGCTGCGGAAACACAACGTTCATCGTCTGCAAGCACACAAAACGTGGAAGATACATTAGATATCCCAACGTTCTTGAGAAATCGCAATCGTAGAAGATAA
- the spoIIGA gene encoding sigma-E processing peptidase SpoIIGA — translation MDVIWLLNFLFDVLLLLFTALLLKVKIRFWRLIVSGMIASVTVFGYISSLSSILLHPLFKVMLSFVIIFAAFGYRRLKFFLQATITFYITTFLMGGGLIGLHYFFQYESKFSQSLLMASIKGFGDPISWIFVILGFPALWFVTTKQSEKWEMSKIRFDQTVKVHIEIQQVTGQLTGLVDSGNQVFDPLSKLPVMFISPEKLEVPQEVKEMSRNPSSYIEGTINVPNGWESRLRMVPCRTVGQVGDLLVAFKPDNITIETQNGQTMDVKGLISFSNHSLSTEGLFDAIVHPKMMTRVPQSTAS, via the coding sequence ATGGATGTGATATGGCTATTAAATTTCCTTTTTGATGTTCTTCTCCTCCTCTTTACAGCATTACTATTAAAAGTAAAGATTCGGTTTTGGAGACTAATTGTATCTGGAATGATTGCATCTGTTACGGTATTTGGCTATATTTCATCACTCTCTTCAATTCTGTTACATCCATTGTTCAAGGTGATGTTATCATTTGTCATTATCTTTGCAGCATTCGGATACCGACGTCTCAAGTTTTTTTTACAGGCCACCATTACTTTTTATATCACGACCTTTTTGATGGGTGGTGGACTCATAGGGTTGCATTATTTTTTTCAGTACGAATCTAAGTTTTCACAGTCACTTTTGATGGCGAGCATAAAAGGGTTTGGAGATCCTATTAGCTGGATTTTTGTCATCCTTGGATTTCCCGCACTTTGGTTTGTGACAACCAAGCAATCCGAGAAGTGGGAAATGAGTAAAATTCGGTTTGACCAAACGGTAAAGGTTCATATTGAAATCCAACAGGTGACAGGTCAATTGACCGGTTTAGTTGATAGTGGAAACCAGGTATTTGACCCTTTATCTAAACTCCCGGTTATGTTTATCTCACCAGAAAAATTAGAAGTACCTCAAGAAGTTAAAGAAATGTCTAGGAACCCATCTAGTTACATAGAAGGGACAATAAATGTCCCAAATGGATGGGAATCAAGACTGAGAATGGTCCCTTGTCGGACGGTAGGACAAGTCGGTGATTTGTTAGTAGCTTTTAAACCTGACAACATAACGATTGAAACACAGAATGGACAAACAATGGATGTAAAAGGGCTGATTTCGTTTTCCAATCACTCCCTTTCTACTGAAGGTCTCTTTGACGCTATTGTTCATCCTAAGATGATGACAAGAGTTCCACAATCAACCGCATCATGA